Proteins encoded by one window of Kribbella italica:
- a CDS encoding DUF3099 domain-containing protein, with product MPRRRETDGETVVSVTSAQPGRSEDLDSRIARYAWMMSLRVVCFVAAVLTPSPWRWILLVGAVFLPSVAVVFANAHQSRKVDGADPYEAPPRIQLEQQPGPVVQGEYVPDQELRGDTEK from the coding sequence ATGCCCCGACGACGTGAGACCGACGGTGAAACGGTCGTCTCCGTGACCAGTGCCCAGCCAGGTCGCTCCGAGGACCTGGACAGCCGGATCGCGCGCTACGCGTGGATGATGTCGCTGCGGGTGGTGTGCTTCGTCGCGGCCGTGCTGACCCCGTCGCCGTGGCGCTGGATCCTGCTGGTCGGGGCGGTCTTCCTGCCCTCGGTCGCGGTGGTGTTCGCCAACGCGCACCAGAGCCGCAAGGTCGACGGCGCCGACCCGTACGAGGCGCCGCCGCGCATTCAGCTGGAGCAGCAACCGGGGCCCGTCGTACAGGGTGAATACGTGCCCGATCAGGAGTTGCGTGGCGACACCGAAAAGTGA
- a CDS encoding SURF1 family protein translates to MTRRWIGSALVILVLAGACVQLGRWQLHRLDERKVRNEVTTSNLAAPPAPISEIVGPDHVIGPQHDWRTAVVTGRYDASKQIVVRYRNVNDRPGFEIVTPLILTDGTALLVDRGFLARKSSELAPTTIPAVPSGEVTVTGRLRRSEHGGHTSGGTPVDGTARLINGPDYGNTLGLKLYDGYLATDQQQPAADAAFGKFPGPEIDDGPHFFYALQWFFFALMAIGGLVYFSRQDLTKDEDEEAPAGEGGPPADTDVADRNRPATAVGVSDSSTAPPER, encoded by the coding sequence ATGACAAGGCGGTGGATCGGTTCCGCGCTGGTGATCCTGGTCCTGGCCGGAGCCTGTGTGCAGCTCGGCCGCTGGCAGCTGCACCGGCTCGACGAACGCAAGGTCCGTAACGAGGTGACCACCAGCAACCTGGCCGCCCCGCCGGCGCCGATCAGCGAGATCGTCGGGCCTGACCACGTGATCGGGCCGCAGCACGACTGGCGGACCGCGGTGGTCACCGGCCGGTACGATGCGAGCAAGCAGATCGTCGTCCGGTACCGGAACGTCAACGACCGGCCCGGCTTCGAGATCGTCACGCCGCTGATCCTCACCGACGGGACGGCGCTGCTGGTCGACCGGGGGTTCCTGGCGCGGAAGAGCTCCGAGCTGGCGCCGACGACGATCCCCGCGGTGCCGAGCGGCGAGGTGACCGTCACCGGGCGGCTGCGGCGCAGCGAGCACGGCGGGCACACGAGCGGCGGTACGCCGGTCGACGGCACGGCGCGGCTGATCAACGGACCGGACTACGGGAACACCCTCGGCCTCAAGCTGTACGACGGATACCTGGCCACCGATCAGCAGCAGCCCGCCGCGGACGCGGCGTTCGGGAAGTTCCCCGGGCCGGAGATCGACGACGGGCCGCACTTCTTCTACGCGTTGCAATGGTTCTTCTTCGCGCTGATGGCGATCGGCGGGTTGGTCTACTTCTCGCGCCAGGACCTGACCAAGGACGAGGACGAGGAAGCACCTGCCGGTGAAGGCGGCCCGCCCGCGGACACCGATGTTGCCGATCGCAACCGACCGGCGACCGCCGTCGGCGTGTCGGACAGTTCCACGGCGCCACCCGAGCGCTGA
- the fabG gene encoding 3-oxoacyl-[acyl-carrier-protein] reductase — MARSVFVTGGNRGIGLAIATAFKEAGDNVAVTYHSGEPPAGFFGVKCDVSDTEQVDAAFEAIQAEQGPVEVLVANAGITKDTLLLRMSDDDWESVIRTNLTGSFKVAKRAAKGMLRLRKGRIVFISSVVGLLGSPGQVNYAASKSGMIGMARSMARELGSRGITANVVAPGFVETDMTAVLPEETQKQYLGQIPLGRFGLTTEIANAVRWIASEEAGYITGAVLPVDGGIGMGN; from the coding sequence GTGGCCAGATCGGTATTCGTCACCGGCGGCAACCGGGGCATCGGCCTCGCCATCGCCACCGCGTTCAAGGAGGCCGGCGACAACGTCGCGGTCACCTATCACAGCGGCGAACCGCCGGCCGGCTTCTTCGGCGTGAAGTGCGACGTCAGTGACACCGAGCAGGTGGACGCCGCCTTCGAGGCGATCCAGGCCGAGCAGGGCCCGGTCGAGGTCCTGGTCGCGAACGCCGGCATCACCAAGGACACCCTGCTGCTGCGGATGTCCGACGACGACTGGGAGTCGGTCATCCGGACCAACCTCACCGGATCGTTCAAGGTCGCCAAGCGCGCCGCGAAGGGCATGCTGCGGCTGCGCAAGGGCCGGATCGTCTTCATCTCCTCGGTGGTCGGCCTGCTCGGCTCGCCCGGCCAGGTGAACTACGCCGCCAGCAAGTCCGGCATGATCGGCATGGCGCGTTCGATGGCCCGTGAGCTGGGCAGCCGCGGCATCACCGCGAACGTCGTCGCCCCGGGCTTCGTCGAGACCGACATGACCGCCGTCCTGCCGGAGGAGACCCAGAAGCAGTACCTGGGCCAGATCCCGCTCGGCCGGTTCGGCCTGACCACCGAGATCGCCAACGCCGTGCGCTGGATTGCGTCCGAGGAAGCCGGGTACATCACCGGCGCGGTGCTTCCGGTCGACGGCGGCATCGGCATGGGCAACTAG
- a CDS encoding copper chaperone PCu(A)C, protein MTLVGLCVKKKLLMACVVVALPLLVSSCGSGDQAAAADTAPSVSTPGVLVEDAWVRTTAGTKDTTMTAAFMALTNPGSTEIKLTSATSPVAGTVQLHEMTTKDGKMVMQEKAGGIVVPAGSHAHLVPSGDHVMLMDLKQPLKPGDEVPLTLKFSDGSSHDLTVPVKNFTEEEEHYHPSETPTPAS, encoded by the coding sequence GTGACCCTCGTTGGCCTGTGCGTGAAGAAGAAGTTGCTGATGGCCTGCGTTGTCGTTGCCCTCCCCCTCCTGGTGTCGTCGTGCGGTTCCGGCGACCAGGCCGCGGCCGCGGACACCGCGCCGTCGGTCAGTACGCCGGGCGTGCTGGTCGAGGACGCCTGGGTGCGGACCACGGCCGGCACCAAGGACACCACGATGACGGCGGCGTTCATGGCACTGACCAACCCGGGCAGTACCGAGATCAAGTTGACCTCGGCAACCTCTCCGGTGGCCGGCACCGTGCAGCTGCACGAGATGACGACGAAGGACGGCAAGATGGTGATGCAGGAGAAGGCCGGCGGCATCGTCGTACCGGCCGGCTCGCACGCCCACCTCGTGCCGAGCGGCGACCACGTGATGCTGATGGACCTCAAGCAACCGCTGAAGCCCGGTGACGAGGTGCCGCTGACGCTGAAGTTCTCCGACGGCAGCAGCCACGACCTGACCGTCCCGGTGAAGAACTTCACCGAGGAGGAAGAGCACTACCACCCCTCCGAGACCCCGACGCCCGCCTCTTGA
- the fabI gene encoding enoyl-ACP reductase FabI, whose amino-acid sequence MGILDGKRILVAGVTLDSSIGFATAKVAQEQGATVLISNFGRALSITKRIAKRLPVEPPVLELDVTDETHLAALPDLIREHVDGLDGVVHSIAYGNPETILGGKFLDGPWDDVSRAVHVSAYSLKALAVTCAPLMSRGSSVVGLTFDATVAWPGYDWMGVAKAALESTSRYLARDLGALGIRCNLVSAGPLKTLAAKAIPGFEKFEDPWLDRAPLGWDPSDLEPTGKTIVGLLSDFFPSTTGEIIHVDGGYHAMGA is encoded by the coding sequence GTGGGCATCCTCGACGGCAAGCGGATCCTGGTCGCCGGAGTCACGCTCGACTCCTCGATCGGTTTCGCCACGGCCAAGGTGGCGCAGGAACAAGGCGCCACCGTGCTGATCTCGAACTTCGGCCGCGCGCTGAGCATCACCAAGCGGATCGCGAAACGCTTACCCGTCGAACCGCCGGTGCTCGAGCTGGACGTGACCGACGAGACGCACCTGGCCGCGCTGCCGGACCTGATCCGGGAGCACGTCGACGGCCTGGACGGCGTCGTGCACTCGATCGCGTACGGCAACCCGGAGACGATCCTCGGCGGCAAGTTCCTGGACGGCCCGTGGGACGACGTGTCCCGCGCGGTGCACGTGTCGGCGTACAGCCTGAAGGCGCTGGCGGTGACGTGCGCGCCGCTGATGAGCCGCGGCAGCAGCGTCGTCGGGCTGACCTTCGACGCGACCGTGGCCTGGCCGGGGTACGACTGGATGGGGGTGGCCAAGGCCGCGCTGGAGTCGACCTCCCGCTACCTGGCCCGCGACTTGGGTGCCCTGGGCATCCGGTGCAACCTGGTCTCGGCCGGCCCGCTGAAAACGCTGGCCGCGAAGGCGATCCCGGGTTTCGAGAAGTTCGAGGACCCCTGGCTCGACCGGGCCCCGCTGGGCTGGGACCCGTCCGACCTCGAGCCGACCGGCAAGACCATCGTCGGCCTGCTCAGCGACTTCTTCCCCTCCACCACCGGCGAGATCATCCACGTCGACGGCGGCTACCACGCGATGGGTGCTTGA
- a CDS encoding Dyp-type peroxidase, translating into MPSRDLSPYGDHQPAISAPSPKHAELVALNLLGSTDRAALGRLMRLWSTDIVALTEGRPTPGDTAPELAVPNAALTVTVGFGPRVFTRPGLTAYKPRGLDELPVMRHDRLLPTWSGGDLLIQVGADDPVSVVHAVRRLVADAAPFAKPVWRQTGFWNGTGPDGKPVTGRNLFGQVDGTGNPAVGTPEFDATVWADGPEWFRGGTTLVVRRIRMNLDTWDELTRSEQERAVGRKLATGAPVTGTTEHDELDLQARDADGRLMIAENAHSRLSHHSTNDGRRIFRKGLNYVQDTGASRESGLIFLSYQADVAGQFLPLLARLDAADALNEWTTTIGSAVFAIPPGWHEDGWLARDLLV; encoded by the coding sequence GTGCCGTCGCGCGATCTCAGCCCGTACGGCGACCACCAACCGGCGATCAGCGCGCCGTCGCCGAAGCACGCCGAACTCGTCGCGCTGAACCTGCTCGGCAGCACCGACCGGGCCGCGCTCGGCCGGCTGATGCGGCTGTGGAGCACGGACATCGTCGCGCTGACCGAAGGCCGGCCGACACCCGGTGACACGGCGCCGGAGCTGGCCGTTCCGAACGCGGCGCTGACCGTGACGGTCGGGTTCGGGCCGCGGGTGTTCACGCGGCCCGGGCTCACGGCGTACAAGCCGCGCGGGCTGGACGAGCTGCCGGTGATGCGGCACGACCGGTTGCTGCCGACGTGGTCCGGTGGCGACCTGCTGATCCAGGTCGGGGCCGACGACCCGGTCAGCGTCGTGCACGCCGTACGGCGGCTGGTTGCGGACGCGGCGCCGTTCGCGAAGCCGGTGTGGCGGCAGACCGGCTTCTGGAACGGGACGGGCCCGGACGGCAAGCCGGTGACCGGGCGGAACCTGTTCGGCCAGGTCGACGGGACCGGGAACCCGGCGGTCGGGACGCCGGAGTTCGACGCGACGGTGTGGGCCGACGGGCCGGAGTGGTTCCGCGGCGGTACGACGCTCGTCGTACGGCGGATCCGGATGAACCTCGACACCTGGGACGAGCTGACCCGCTCCGAGCAGGAGCGCGCGGTCGGGCGGAAGCTCGCGACCGGTGCGCCGGTGACCGGCACGACCGAGCACGACGAGCTCGACCTGCAGGCACGGGACGCCGACGGGCGGCTGATGATCGCCGAGAACGCGCACTCGCGGCTGTCCCACCACAGCACCAACGACGGGCGCCGGATCTTTCGCAAGGGCCTGAACTACGTGCAGGACACCGGCGCGAGCCGCGAGAGCGGGCTGATCTTCCTCAGCTACCAGGCCGACGTGGCCGGGCAGTTCCTCCCGCTGCTGGCCCGGCTGGACGCCGCCGACGCGCTGAACGAGTGGACGACGACGATCGGCTCAGCCGTCTTCGCGATCCCTCCCGGATGGCACGAAGACGGCTGGCTCGCCCGCGACCTGCTCGTCTGA
- a CDS encoding dodecin, giving the protein MTDRTYRVTELVGTSKDGVDAAIQNAIGRAGETLRHLDWFEVTQIRGHIVDNRIDHYQVGLKVGFRLEDS; this is encoded by the coding sequence ATGACAGATCGCACCTACCGGGTGACCGAGCTCGTCGGCACGTCCAAGGACGGCGTCGACGCGGCGATCCAGAACGCGATCGGCCGGGCCGGCGAGACGCTGCGGCACCTGGACTGGTTCGAGGTGACGCAGATCCGCGGCCACATCGTCGACAACCGGATCGACCACTACCAGGTCGGCCTGAAGGTCGGTTTCCGCCTCGAGGACTCCTGA
- the moaA gene encoding GTP 3',8-cyclase MoaA: MYTKTQQLGLADNYGRVATDLRVSLTDRCNLRCTYCMPEEGLDWLAKPELLTDDEIVRLVSIAVTHLGVDEIRFTGGEPLLRRGLVGIVDRTTNLEPRPQVSLTTNGIGLARQAEALAAAGLDRVNVSLDAVRQDTFLQLTRRDRLKDVLAGLAAAHAAGLAPVKVNAVLMRGVNDDQAPELLQFCLDHDYELRFIEQMPLDAQHGWDRATMITADEILEKLSDRFGLEPTDAATRGSAPAESFTVHGGPQTVGIIASVTRPFCGDCDRVRLTADGQVRDCLFARTESDLRTALRDGASDEDLADRWRTAMRGKLPGHGIADPAFLQPVRPMSAIGG, from the coding sequence GTGTATACCAAGACGCAGCAGCTTGGCCTGGCCGACAACTACGGCCGGGTGGCAACGGACCTCAGGGTCTCCCTGACGGACCGTTGCAACCTGCGCTGCACCTACTGCATGCCCGAGGAGGGCCTGGACTGGCTCGCCAAGCCCGAGCTGCTCACCGACGACGAGATCGTCCGGCTGGTCTCGATCGCGGTCACCCACCTCGGCGTCGACGAGATCCGGTTCACCGGCGGTGAGCCGCTGCTGCGGCGCGGCCTGGTCGGCATCGTCGACCGTACGACGAACCTCGAGCCCCGCCCGCAGGTCTCGCTGACCACCAACGGCATCGGCCTGGCCCGCCAGGCGGAGGCGCTGGCCGCGGCCGGCCTCGACCGGGTGAACGTGAGCCTCGACGCCGTCCGCCAGGACACCTTCCTGCAACTCACCCGCCGCGACCGGCTCAAGGACGTGCTGGCCGGCCTCGCCGCGGCGCACGCGGCCGGTCTGGCCCCGGTGAAGGTCAATGCCGTCCTGATGCGCGGCGTGAACGACGACCAGGCGCCCGAGCTGCTGCAGTTCTGTCTGGACCACGACTACGAGCTGCGCTTCATCGAGCAGATGCCGCTGGACGCCCAGCACGGCTGGGACCGGGCGACGATGATCACCGCCGACGAGATCCTTGAGAAGCTGAGCGACCGGTTCGGCCTGGAGCCGACCGACGCGGCGACCCGGGGGAGCGCGCCGGCCGAGTCCTTCACCGTGCACGGCGGACCGCAGACGGTCGGGATCATCGCGAGCGTCACGCGCCCGTTCTGCGGGGACTGCGACCGGGTCCGGCTCACCGCCGACGGTCAGGTCCGCGACTGCCTGTTCGCCCGGACCGAGTCGGACCTGCGCACGGCGTTGCGTGACGGTGCCTCCGATGAGGACCTCGCCGACCGGTGGCGGACCGCGATGCGCGGCAAGCTGCCCGGCCACGGGATCGCCGATCCGGCCTTCCTCCAGCCGGTCCGCCCGATGTCCGCGATCGGCGGCTAG
- a CDS encoding SDR family oxidoreductase, whose protein sequence is MVAVDLGLRDRTYIVTGASGGLGLATARVLAAEGARLVISSRNEESIARAAAELGENVVGIPVDNADPESAERLAATAIAKWGALHGALISVGGPRPGTALDTDEDDWRAAFDSVFLGGLRIARSVARAGAEGTSLAFVLSSSVKSPIPGLAISNGLRPGLAMVAKTLADELGPNGVRVNGLLPGKIATDRVRELDSKGGDPDATRRSAEKTIPLRRYGLPEEFGRVAAFVLSPAASYLTGVMVPVDGGALRTF, encoded by the coding sequence ATGGTGGCCGTGGACCTCGGACTTCGCGATCGCACCTACATCGTCACCGGCGCCAGCGGCGGGCTCGGTCTCGCCACCGCGCGGGTACTGGCCGCCGAAGGCGCCCGGCTGGTGATCTCCAGCCGCAACGAGGAGTCGATCGCGCGGGCCGCCGCCGAGCTCGGCGAGAACGTGGTCGGCATCCCGGTCGACAACGCCGACCCCGAGAGCGCCGAACGGCTGGCCGCGACGGCGATCGCCAAGTGGGGTGCGCTGCACGGCGCGCTGATCAGCGTCGGTGGACCCCGGCCCGGTACGGCGCTGGACACCGACGAGGACGACTGGCGCGCGGCGTTCGACAGCGTGTTCCTCGGTGGGCTGCGGATCGCCCGCTCGGTCGCGCGGGCCGGCGCCGAAGGCACGTCGCTGGCCTTCGTCCTGTCGTCGTCGGTGAAGTCGCCGATCCCGGGGCTCGCGATCTCCAACGGTCTGCGCCCCGGTCTGGCCATGGTCGCCAAGACGCTCGCCGACGAGCTCGGCCCGAACGGCGTCCGCGTCAACGGCCTGCTGCCCGGCAAGATCGCCACCGACCGCGTCCGCGAGCTCGACTCCAAGGGCGGCGACCCGGACGCCACCCGCCGCTCGGCGGAGAAGACCATCCCGCTGCGCCGCTACGGCCTGCCGGAGGAGTTCGGCCGGGTCGCGGCCTTCGTCCTCTCCCCCGCCGCCTCCTACCTGACCGGCGTCATGGTCCCTGTCGACGGCGGAGCACTCCGTACTTTCTAA
- a CDS encoding Mur ligase family protein, whose amino-acid sequence MTSQVELRVLDGANLYFSRAAVKLTLDLSALIDAPAPTAKSYASALGLGTTRPGRIGSGFRQRFAIRVVGHIVRRIAREAGIGRIGVRVRPEADVRRLVVAFPWAHEQRARALGQAIVEVIDAFGTDEAELTTLVTAVGDRVRNEPPGNPPTTLRPKVPVVAVTGTNGKTTTSRMIAHIGRAAGLHVGWSSTDGVYFDGELVEYGDFSGPSGAGRVLSQPGIQLAVTETARGGILRRGIGVASNDVSVVTNVSADHLGLGGIDTVDQLAEVKAVITKITRPRGWCVVNGDDPRTFAMRLDSPAKCWVFSRDADSPSIRTVLEEGGRATTVLDGFVTVLDNASDAEALLKVTDIPMTLSGLSHYNVENALAATSAALGLGLPKAAVVEGLTSFSPNENNPGRMNMYSIRDFTVVIDLAHNEAGLEALLEIMNGVRAEGSRLLLALGSPGDRSDEMVTAMGAIGARGADRVVIGHKDQYLRGRPPSELDAVFREGTSSVGVDDVPSFPTELDAAKALVAEAGPGDVVAVMSLQDRASLDAWLRSEGATVDTPETLKSKVERAQH is encoded by the coding sequence GTGACTTCCCAGGTAGAGCTCCGCGTCCTGGACGGAGCCAACCTCTACTTCAGCCGGGCCGCGGTCAAGCTGACCCTCGACCTGTCCGCACTGATCGACGCGCCCGCGCCGACGGCCAAGTCCTACGCCTCGGCGCTCGGGCTCGGCACGACGCGGCCGGGCCGGATCGGGTCGGGGTTCCGGCAGCGGTTCGCGATCCGCGTGGTCGGGCACATCGTCCGCCGGATCGCCCGCGAGGCCGGGATCGGCCGGATCGGCGTCCGGGTGCGCCCGGAGGCCGACGTCCGGCGGCTGGTGGTCGCGTTCCCGTGGGCGCACGAGCAGCGCGCCCGCGCGCTGGGCCAGGCGATCGTCGAGGTGATCGATGCCTTCGGCACCGACGAGGCCGAGCTGACCACGCTGGTCACGGCGGTCGGCGACCGGGTCCGCAACGAACCGCCGGGCAACCCGCCGACGACGCTGCGCCCGAAGGTCCCGGTGGTCGCGGTGACCGGGACGAACGGCAAGACCACCACCTCGCGGATGATCGCGCACATCGGCCGCGCGGCCGGGCTGCACGTCGGCTGGTCGAGCACCGACGGCGTGTACTTCGACGGCGAACTGGTCGAGTACGGCGACTTCTCCGGCCCCAGCGGCGCCGGCCGCGTGCTGTCCCAGCCGGGGATCCAGCTCGCGGTCACCGAGACCGCCCGCGGCGGCATCCTGCGGCGTGGCATCGGGGTCGCGTCGAACGACGTCTCCGTCGTCACCAACGTGAGCGCGGACCACCTCGGACTGGGCGGCATCGACACCGTCGACCAGCTCGCCGAGGTGAAGGCGGTGATCACCAAGATCACCCGCCCGCGGGGCTGGTGCGTGGTCAACGGCGACGACCCGCGCACGTTCGCGATGCGGCTGGACTCGCCGGCCAAGTGCTGGGTGTTCTCCCGCGACGCCGACTCGCCGTCGATCCGGACGGTGCTGGAGGAGGGCGGCCGGGCGACCACCGTCCTGGACGGATTCGTCACGGTGCTGGACAACGCCAGTGACGCCGAGGCGCTGCTGAAGGTGACCGACATCCCGATGACGCTGTCCGGGCTGTCCCACTACAACGTCGAGAACGCGCTCGCCGCGACCTCGGCGGCGCTCGGGCTCGGGCTGCCCAAGGCGGCGGTGGTCGAGGGCCTGACCAGCTTCTCGCCGAACGAGAACAACCCCGGCCGGATGAACATGTACTCGATCCGGGACTTCACCGTGGTGATCGACCTGGCCCACAACGAGGCCGGGCTCGAAGCGCTGCTGGAGATCATGAACGGAGTCCGGGCCGAAGGCAGCCGGTTGCTGCTCGCACTGGGCTCGCCGGGGGACCGGTCCGACGAGATGGTCACCGCGATGGGCGCGATCGGGGCCCGCGGCGCCGACCGCGTGGTGATCGGGCACAAGGACCAGTACCTGCGCGGCCGGCCGCCGTCGGAGCTGGACGCGGTGTTCCGGGAGGGCACGAGCTCGGTCGGCGTCGACGACGTCCCGTCGTTCCCGACCGAGCTGGACGCGGCCAAGGCGCTGGTCGCCGAGGCCGGACCCGGCGATGTCGTCGCGGTGATGTCTCTGCAGGATCGGGCGAGTCTTGACGCCTGGTTGCGGTCCGAGGGAGCTACCGTCGACACACCGGAGACCTTGAAGAGCAAGGTCGAGCGAGCCCAGCACTGA